The sequence below is a genomic window from Curtobacterium sp. MCPF17_002.
CGCGCTGCTCAACGGCGCGCTCAACCGGCGGTTGGCGCGCACCCGAGGCTGAGTCCGCACGTGCTCGCCCGCTTCCCGAGGGGCGGGGCGGTCAGGCGACGACGGCCACGGCCCGCTCGCGGTCGGCGCGGGCGTCGTCGCGGAGCAGCAGGTCGGCGGTGCGGAGCGACAGCGCCATGATCGTCAGCGCCGGGTTGGCGATGAGGGAGCTCGGGAACACCGAGTTGTCGACGATCCACAGGTTCGGGACGTCCCACGACCGACCGGCGGCGTCCACGACGGAGCTCGCGGCATCGGTCCCCATCCGCGCGGTGCCGACGGTGTGCGCCGCGCGGTCGAGCACCCGGACGTCGTGTCCGCCCGCGGCCTCGACGATCGCGGTCATCCTGTCGACCGCGTGCCGGGTGATCGCCGCCTCGTTCGACCCGGCGGAGAAGGTCACGCGGGCCTTCGGCACCCCGTGGGCATCCACCTCGTCGCTGAGCACCAGACGGTTGTCGTCGTACGGCAGGCACTCGGCGTTGATGCCGACCCCGGCCATCCGTGGGTAGTCCCGCAGCGCCCGGACCAGTGCGGTACCACGGAGACCACCGCCACGGACGAGCGACGTCGCGAGCGTCAGCGGCTGCACGCCGAGGCTCTGGACGAGGTACCCGCCGGCGAAGTCCGCGTCGGACGGCCGGACGAAGTCCTCGGTGATGATCGACGACGGGTAGCCGCGGTAGGAGCGCATCGACTCGTCGAACGTCGCCCACACCTGGGTCGCACCGTGCGCGGTGAAGTTCCGTCCGACCTGGCCGCTGCTGTTCGCGACGCCGGTGTGGAGCAGCAGCCGTGGGGTCTCGATCCCGCCCGCGGCGAGCACGAGCGCGCGGCACCGCTGCCGGTGGTCGCGCCCGCCCTGCCGGTAGACGACGGCCTCGACCTCGCCACGGGCGTCGAGCTCGATGCCGTGCACGAACGCCTCCGCCCGGATCTCCGCGCCGAACGCGACGGCGGCCGGCAGGTAGGTCGTGTCCATCGTGACCTTCGAGCCGTTGCGGCACCCCTGGTGGCAGGACCCGCAGGACACGCACGCCTGCCGGAGGCCGTGGTGCTCCTGCACCCGGTCCTCGGTGGTGAGCCCCACGGGGGCGTCCGTCGCCGTGATGCCCACCTCGGCGGCACCGCGGATCATCATGTCCGAGGAGGCGTTCCGCGGCGGCGGTCCCATCCGGTACCGCCGAGCCGGGTCCCACGGGTAGTGCGCGGGGCCGGCGACGCCGACGTCGTGTTCGACCTGCTCGATCCAGCCGGTGAGTTCGGCGTGGTCGATCGGCCAGTCCTCGCCGAGTCCGCTGTCGGTCCGCAGCCGGAGGTCGTGGGCGTTGGGCCGAGGCGTGAAGGCGCCCCAGTGCAGGGTCGACCCGCCGACCCCGGTCCCGCTGTTGTTCGGGCCGAACGCGGTCGGGGTGCTGCCGCCGCTGATCCGCTCGTCCATCCAGTTGATGTCGCCAGGAGCCTCGACCTCGTCCGGGACGTGGTCGCCCGGCTCGGTGTTCGGTCCGGCCTCGAGCGCGACGACCCGCAATCCCCGGCGTGCCAGGGTCGCGAGCAGGGGTGCCCCGCCCGCCCCGGTGCCGACGACGACGACGTCGACGACCTCGTCCTCGTCGTACCGGCGCTGTCCGCTGAGGTTCATCGTTCGGCTCCCGCCGGTTCCCATGCTTCGCGCTGTCCCGCTCCGAGGAGCAGGAAGCCCTGTTTCCGCAGGCCGTCGCCGCCGTTGGCGTACCCGTCGTAGTCGATGTCCGCCATCGTGGCCGGGTGTGCGACCCACTCCTTGGCGAGGTCGACGCTCGCGTCCTCGGCCCACGCCCGCAGTTGCGCGGCGTCGAGGACGCCCGAGGTGGGCGTGTACTCACCCGCGGTGACGGCGTCGAGCACCGTCGCGAGGTGGTCGTCCCCGTGCGCGGTCTCGGCCTGCAGTGTGTCGAGCGCTGCGCGGTAGGCGTCGACGTCGGCGGGGAGCCCGTCCGGCCGCCAGCCGTCCCCGAGCCCGTCGGCGAGCCGGGCGTCGACGCGGCCGGCGAGGTCGACCTGACGGCGGCGCTCGCCGGGCTGCGGCACCACGACACGAGCGACGGCGCGCAGGGTGTCGAGCTGCTCCCGGCTCAGCGCACGCGGGTCGCGGTCCGGGGCGTCCGGCAGTGCGCGCACGGCGAAGAGCCCCCGGGTCCGGGCGCTCACCCGCGGGGAGGCGATGAGCCGCGCGGTGCCCTTCGGGACGACCGGTCCGTGGTCGACCCGGCGGCGCCAGAAGTCGCGGATGCGGTCGGCGAC
It includes:
- a CDS encoding GMC family oxidoreductase — its product is MNLSGQRRYDEDEVVDVVVVGTGAGGAPLLATLARRGLRVVALEAGPNTEPGDHVPDEVEAPGDINWMDERISGGSTPTAFGPNNSGTGVGGSTLHWGAFTPRPNAHDLRLRTDSGLGEDWPIDHAELTGWIEQVEHDVGVAGPAHYPWDPARRYRMGPPPRNASSDMMIRGAAEVGITATDAPVGLTTEDRVQEHHGLRQACVSCGSCHQGCRNGSKVTMDTTYLPAAVAFGAEIRAEAFVHGIELDARGEVEAVVYRQGGRDHRQRCRALVLAAGGIETPRLLLHTGVANSSGQVGRNFTAHGATQVWATFDESMRSYRGYPSSIITEDFVRPSDADFAGGYLVQSLGVQPLTLATSLVRGGGLRGTALVRALRDYPRMAGVGINAECLPYDDNRLVLSDEVDAHGVPKARVTFSAGSNEAAITRHAVDRMTAIVEAAGGHDVRVLDRAAHTVGTARMGTDAASSVVDAAGRSWDVPNLWIVDNSVFPSSLIANPALTIMALSLRTADLLLRDDARADRERAVAVVA